The following is a genomic window from Hugenholtzia roseola DSM 9546.
TTGGTGTACTGCCGATATAGGCTGGATTACGGGACACTCTTATATCGTTTATGGTCCTCTTTTGGCGGGTGCTACTACGGTTATGTTTGAGGGTGTGCCTACTTTCCCTGATGCAGGTAGGTTTTGGCAAGTCGTGGAAAAGTACAAAATTAGTTTGTTTTATACCGCACCTACTGCCATTCGTGCCTTACAAGCGCAGGGAGATGCTTGGGTTAAAAAACATGACCTTTCTTCTTTGCGCGTTTTGGGCAGCGTAGGCGAACCCATCAACGAGGAGGCGTGGCAGTGGTATTATCAGAATGTAGGTAAAAATAATTGTCCTATCGTCGATACTTGGTGGCAGACCGAAACAGGCGGCATCATGATTTCGCCTTTGGCGGGCATTACGCCTACGAAGCCTACTTATGCGACTTTGCCGCTACCGGGTGTGCAACCTGTACTTTTAGACGGGGAAGGGAAAGAATTGAAGGGCAATGGCGTGGAGGGCAATCTTTGCATCAAATTCCCTTGGCCTTCTATGATTCGCACGACGTATGGCGACCATGAGCGTTGCCAACAGACTTATTTTGGTATGTATAAAGGCTATTATTTTACAGGCGACGGTTGCCGCCGCGACCCTGACGGTTATTATCGCATTTTAGGAAGGGTAGATGATGTCATCAATGTTTCGGGGCATCGCATGGGGACGGCAGAGGTAGAAGATGCCATCAATCAGCACCCTGCCGTAGTTGAGTCGGCGGTAGTGGGCTATCCTCACGAAATTAAAGGGCAGGGAATTTATGCTTTCGTGATTTGTGATGGCGAGGCTGTAGCGCAGTCTTCTATCGAGCAACTTCGCAAGGAAATTCTCCAAACCGTAACGCAGCATATTGGCGCAATCGCCAAGCCCGATAAAATTCAGATTGTGACGGGGCTGCCCAAAACACGTTCAGGTAAGATTATGCGCCGTATTCTTAGAAAAATCGCAGAAGGCGACACTTCCAACTTAGGTGATACTACGACTCTGCTCGACCCTGCCGTTGTCGATGAAATAAAAGAGGGAGCGAAAGAATTTCACACCGCATAGTTTGCTTTTTAAACCTTAGTAATTTCTTTTAAAAGACCCCAAGTTTCTTGATAAGGCTTGGGGTTTTTAAGGTTTATTCTTCTATATTTTTTAGTTTTTTAATTTGTTCAATAGTTAAGCCTGTATCTTCTGCTATCTCTTCATTTGTTAGATTACGTTTAATAAGTTTTTTCACAATTTCAATCGCTTTTTCTTGTTTAGCCCTCCATTCTGCCTCAATTTTCAAAGAAAGTGCCTCGCTTGCTTTTACGTGTAAGTAATCTAAGTAGCGATTATAACCATAAGTCTGTTCTTGATTCAGACGCATAACATCTAAAACCTCTTTTGCTTCTGCCAAACCTTTTGCCTTAAAACTATCTTTTACTTCACTATTTTTCAAAAAATAAACCCATTCGTCCAAAGTATCTTTGGCAATATCATTGAATTGATTTACTTTGATAATGTAATATTCGGGGAAAATATCAGAAATATTTTGCTTGGTAAAAGTTTCTTTTTGTTTATTTGAAAGTTGTAAAAGGTCGTGTTCGTGCAGACCCTGAAAATTGGTTGTCCCTTTATAGACATAATCTTTTCCTTGTCCTAAATCAAAATAAACGATATTAACAGAAATTACTTTTTTGATTTCGGAATAAGACTGCCCCAAACTCAAATTTTCCGTTAGAGCTTTTGAAGCCCCATACGCCATGCGATGGAAATAATCGATTTCGTAAGTATTTTGAATCTCTACGATAACAAGCTCATTTTTAGCGTTTTGCACCAAAACATCGACGCGATTGTACTTATCTTGCTCGGTTTCTTGGTTGCCCTCACTTTCCAAAATCTTTTCAATTTTGATGTCTTCAAAAAGCAGTTCAGACAAGAAACCTTCCAACACAACAAAATTAGCCTTATTGCGAAGGAGTTTTTTCACTGCCCAGTCGAAACGGATTAGTCGCTTGCTCATGGTTTTGTGGTTAAAAATTCTTTTCGCAAAGATAACAAAAATCCGCAAAAAAAATAGTTGTGTGGGGCAGGAGCAAACAGGAAATGCCTCTGCCCTACGCACGCAATTTATAGCAGATGCGAAGGGCAAAGATTTAAGTATTTTTTACAAAAAATAATAACTACTGTGGTATTTGAATAATTGTAGCAGCTATTACTTTCAAAGTGTTATCAAAACGTTTCCAAACTCTTAGGTAGCGAAACGTTCCTTCGGTCGGAGTTCCCAACATTTTTCCCTTTGCCTTCATCATAACGATTGAGATTGCTGTATCGCCAATGATTTTGATGTCTTCTATTTGAGTGGAAGCCTCCTCGATGGTCATTGTTTTCGCTTTATGGGCATCTAAGTCCATTTTTTTAGTAACAACCTGCCCTACTGGTGTAACTGCAAGCAAGTCATCGTGTAAAAGTTGGTCAAGTGTTTCCACATCACTTATCAGTTGGGCAGAAAATAGTTTGTTTTCTGCTTCAACGACCTCTTGGGACTTAATTTCTATTTGGTTCATATTCAGTTTTTATTTTTTGTATTTCAATTTTTTGACAATAAAAAGCAAGCCTACTCAAATTAAGACGACTTGTCTGGTTGTCAAGTCATAATGATTGCAATAGTAGCATAAGTTTTAGTAATATAATCCTTACACTTTAAAAACAAAACTACATAACATCACGTATTTCTGACATTTTCTCAAATACGCTTTTTGCAAATGGGCATAAGGGAATAATTTTAACTCCTTTTTCTCTAGCAAATTCAACGGCTTTCAAGACCATTTGTTTCCCCGCACTTTTTCCCTTCAAGACCTCACTCACTTCGGTGTGGTCTATGATAAAGTGGCTTGTTCCTACCCAAGTGTAGGTCATCTCGGCCTGCTGAACCTTGTTTTCAAGAATGTAGAACTTTCCTTTTTTTCCGTTGTCTTCTTGCAAAATTTCCATAATTGCGTTTTTAGATTGAAAACTATTTGAGTAGAATTTTTAAAAACTATAAATAGTTTTTTGTTTGCTTAGAAGTATTTGAAAGTTGTATTTTATAGAGATTAAATTCTATATTACAAAATTTACTTAGATAAGCTAATAAGTAAATCCGTTGCAAATACTCAGTAAAGGTAAGTTTTCTTTTCAAGCTATGCAAGTGTTAGCGATAAAAAAATCTTGTAAGAGAGCAAATTTTTTGTAGAAAATATGAAAGTGAAAATTATAAAATTGAGTTATTTTTGATAAAGATACGATTTTTATGTAGCTTTTCAGGTTAGCCTTTCTGCCCATTTCAGTTCTGTTGGTAGTTCTATATTCGAAAATTCAAGGTGTATCACTCGTCTTTTCTTGTTGTTAGTTGTCCGATTTGAACTATGTAAAATTAGGGGCTTCATAATCATTATTCCGCCTTTATCTACATTGCAGACGGTTTCTACCTCTACTTTCCAATCGATTGTTTCGGGTCTGTAAATTTTTTTTAGGTGCGACTTCGGAATTACCCTTAGTGCGCCGTTATTTTCGTCTGTGTTGTCAAGGTGGATTCGGATTGTATAAATATTTTCTATTATATTGATTGGTGGCTGAACTGAAAACTGGTTTTGTTTTTTTGTCCAAAAGTTAAAATTTTCAAGTTCTACTTTTTTATCTACTGAAATTGTCAAATCTTGGTGATAGGGAACATACCAATTCGAGTTTTCTGTTTTATCAAAATAAATACTTTTTACAACAAAATAATCATTTCCAAAAAATAATTTAATCGTGTTTTTTAAATTATTATTAAATATTGTATTTTTTATTTCTGGAACTTCTTTCAAAAACTGCCTAATGGCAAAAAGGTCTGGCGATTTTCTGAAAGTATCTTTGGTCTTATCAGTTTGGTCGATGATAAATAAAATCTTTTCTATTTCTTTGTCGGAATAGATATTATTAATAATCGTAAAGCCATTATCTATAAGCTCATTTTTATGTTTTGTTATATTTTTCATATTTTTATGTTTTTTAGTAAAATATAAATACTCGCGCTCGAATCCCATAACTTTCGCCCCAAACTTACGAAACGCCCGACAAATTTCCAAATAAGAGTGGGCTTTTTAAGGAAAGAAAATTATATCGCTTAAATTAATTATAAAAATATTTTAAAATACAACTAATTTTGTAAATTTTCAATACATACTCCATGCAATTACATATAATATATTTATTTTTTTAATATAATATTTTAATTTTTTTTCATGTTTTTGCATGACACTGTTTTAAAACTTTAACCTCAATCTCTTCTCCTATACAAATCAGGACATGGTTTACGCTCTTATTATCACTATAATTTTTAAATTGAAACAGAAGTTATTACTAAAAATATAAGAGATTTACGACTTATTTTGCCTGAATAAAGAGTTATTTAGTATTTTATTTTTTAAAAATTATTACTACTTTTAAAATATTTTCGCATACTCAAAAAGTGGCGCAAGATATAATCCAAACGCCACTTTTGCTTTTTTCTATAAAATAATATAATATTATTCTGGTATTTTTTCTACTAAGATTTTATTTTTTGCCTTATCGTAATAAGTGCAGGTCATTTTATCCATAGAAATTTCCCATTTTTCAATGCCCGTTTCGGCGCACATCTTAATGAAGGTCAGATAATTGGTTTTTCCTTGTTGGTGTGCCAAAAGCTCTGCCTTAAATTTTTCAATTTCGGGTATCTCGGCAATCGTTATTGGCTCATACTTTGCTGGTGTCGTGGCTGCATGGTCGCCTACTCCGTAATAGTCAGTGTGTCCGTCAGTTACGTAGGACTGATAATGCGTAACGCCCAAAGACTTGATTTCCTTGATGTAAGCGGGGAAGTCTGCGCCCGATTTCACCTTGCGGTGAGCTGATTCTATTTGTTCGATTGTAAACATTTTTTGATTTTTAAGGTTGAAATAGTAAGATTACAAATATAGGTTTTGGGATACTTATTTGTAAAATTGATATGATAAAAATATTTTTATTTGTAACAAAATATAAGAAATTAAATACTACAAAGTTGATTTTAGGGAATCGATACTTCTTTTTTCTCAAACCATGGTTTTACTAGAACGCTTTTATCTATAAGACCTTTTGTTTTTTTATTTTGAATTTTATCTTTTTTCGAGTAAGTATATATTATTCCATCTTTAAATAACAGCCTATTAGGGGGGAGTTTTCTGCTCTGTCCTCCAGAAGAAACAATATTAGTTATATATTCATTATGTAAGATTGTATTAGAAATTTTATCATAAGATAAAACCATTTTTAACTCATCTTTAACTATTAAAGTATCTTTAATTTCATTTATTTTTAAATAAATAAATTTATCTTCTTTAATTTGCCACGTCCCTACATTCCAACTTGAAGATAGGTCTAATTTCCAAGTGTATTCAAATGTGTTATCTGAATTTAAAACTAAACACTCACCAAGTTCGTTTTGATAAATACCAACTATTTTTTCTTGAGCATTTAAAAATAGGCTAAACAAGATAAAAATCAACATAAGTGTTTTCATATTATTACATTTTAAATAATTTATTAAAGAAAGTTTTTATAATTTTTCGTATTAAAGATTCAAAAGAAAGGGAAACAAAAAACAACTAAACCTTTTACTTTATCTCAAACTTACAAAATTCCCGACAAATTTCCAAATAGAAGAAGTTTTTTGACGAAAAAAGTCAGAAAATTGTTATTTTACGGTGTACATTGCAGTTATATAAACTTTGTACAATCATTTTTCAAATTATCTACTCAATCAAAATTACAGAGCCACTATGTCCAATTTTTTTTACAAACTCAGGTGTTTCCGCTTCTCCCAAATAGGAGCGGACAAACAAAACGGTAAAAAATCACACACCCAAAAACGTGTAATTTTGATGTCTTCAAAAAGAAGTTCGGACAAAAAACCTTCCAACACAACAAAATTAGCCTTGTTGCGAAGGAGTTTTTTCACTGCCCAGTCGAAACGGATTAGTCGCTTGCTCATGGTTTTGTTTTATTTTTTTTAATTGAAAAAATGTTATTTTTTGTTTCGCAAGGCTTCTATTTGGTCAATGGTTAAGCCCGTGTGTTTGGCTATCTCACTATTAGTCAAACTTGTAGTGAAAAGGCTTTTCGCAATCTCAACAGAGTTTTTATATTTTTCATCTTTCCGCACTTTCTGCTCTGCCTCTGCTATTTTCTTTTCCATTAGCTCCTCTTGTTGGATTTTCAAAGAAAGTGCCTCACTTGCCTTTACGTGCAGGTAGTCCAAATAGCGATTATAACCATAAGTTTGTTCCTGATTCAGACGCATGACATCTAAAACCTCTTTTGCTTCTGCCAAACCTTTTGCCTTAAAACTATCTTTTACTTCACTATTTTTCAAAAAATAAACCCATTCGTCCAAAGTNNNNNNNNNNNNNNNNNNNNNNNNNNNNNNNNNNNNNNNNNNNNNNNNNNNNNNNNNNNNNNNNNNNNNNNNNNNNNNNNNNNNNNNNNNNNNNNNNNNNNNNNNNNNNNNNNNNNNNNNNNNNNNNNNNNNNNNNNNNNNNNNNNNNNNNNNNNNNNNNNNNNNNNNNNNNNNNNNNNNNNNNNNNNNNNNNNNNNNNNNNNNNNNNNNNNNNNNNNNNNNNNNNNNNNNNNNNNNNNNNNNNNNNNNNNNNNNNNNNNNNNNNNNNNNNNNNNNNNNNNNNNNNNNNNNNNNNNNNNNNNNNNNNNNNNNNNNNNNNNNNNNNNNNNNNNNNNNNNNNNNNNNNNNNNNNNNNNNNNNNNNNNNNNNNNNNNNNNNNNNNNNNNNNNNNNNNNNNNNNNNNNNNNNNNNNNNNNNNNNNNNNNNNNNNNNNNNNNNNNNNNNNNNNNNNNNNNNNNNNNNNNNNNNNNNNNNNNNNNNNNNNNNNNNNNNNNNNNNNNNNNNNNNNNNNNNNNNNNNNNNNNNNNNNNNNNNNNNNNNNNNNNNNNNNNNNNNNNNNNNNNNNNNNNNNNNNNNNNNNNNNNNNNNNNNNNNNNNNNNNNNNNNNNNNNNNNNNNNNNNNNNNNNNNNNNNNNNNNNNNNNNNNNNNNNNNNNNNNNNNNNNNNNNNNNNNNNNNNNNNNNNNNNNNNNNNNNNNNNNNNNNNNNNNNNNNNNNNNNNNNNNNNNNNNNNNNNNNNNNNNNNNNNNNNNNNNNNNNNNNNNNNNNNNNNNNNNNNNNNNNNNNNNNNNNNNNNNNNNNNNNNNNNNNNNNNNNNNNNNNNNNNNNNNNNNNNNNNNNNNNNNNNNNNNNNNNNNNNNNNNNNNNNNNNNNNNNNNNNNNNNNNNNNNNNNNNNNNNNNNNNNNNNNNNNNNNNNNNNNNNNNNNNNNNNNNNNNNNNNNNNNNNNNNNNNNNNNNNNNNNNNNNNNNNNNNNNNNNNNNNNNNNNNNNNNNNNNNNNNNNNNNNNNNNNNNNNNNNNNNNNNNNNNNNNNNNNNNNNNNNNNNNNNNNNNNNNNNNNNNNNNNNNNNNNNNNNNNNNNNNNNNNNNNNNNNNNNNNNNNNNNNNNNNNNNNNNNNNNNNNNNNNNNNNNNNNNNNNNNNNNNNNNNNNNNNNNNNNNNNNNNNNNNNNNNNNNNNNNNNNNNNNNNNNNNNNNNNNNNNNNNNTGTTCGGTTTCCTGATTGCCTTCGCTTTCCAAAATCTTTTCAATTTTGATGTCCTCAAAGAGCAGTTCAGACAAGAAACCTTCCAACACAACAAAGTTAGCCTTGTTGTGAAGGAGTTTTTTTACTGCCCAGTCGAAACGGATTAGTCTTTTACTCATGGTCTTTTGTTTTTTACAAAGATACGAAAAAAGAGCAATAAGTTTGAAAGAGGCAGCACTCGATAGTGCCACTTTCGATATATTTTGAATATTTACTCTTTTTGAAGACAATATTTATATAAAAAACTTAAATTTATTTTAAAATCTATAACTTTCTTCTAATAGAAGGTGGTTTTATATCCATACCTTCTGTTTTGGATACGATACTATGAATGATTTGGTCTAATTGTTCGGCAGCCTCTTGAAGGTGGCGCAAATAGGTCTGCTCGTCGCCTGAAAAAGACGTGCCTGATTCGGTCAATAAACCAACAAGCCCCATAATGCTCGCCAAAGGCTGCCTTACCTTGTGAGATTGTTCCCAAGCAATTTGTTTTAAAATTTCATTTTGTTTTTTTATCTTTTCTTCGGCACGTTTTTTCTCATCAATATTAAGTGTATTGATACTGATGCCTAAAATTTGATTTTTTTTATCATAAACAGGACGATAAGTAACCTCAAACCAGACAGGAATATCCTCTAAATGTCTAATAAGTTGTATTGTCGTTGTTTTTCCTGCTAAGGTTTGAGGTAAAATACGCTCATAAGTCTCAATGCTATTAGGGGGTAGCACCTCCTTGATATTTATTCCTTCTTTCAGTTCTTTTTTAAAAAAAGAATACGCAATTTTTTCGGCTACTTTATTAAAGCTCAATATTATACCAAGAGGCGAAACCAAGACATGACTTTCACGACTGCTATTGAATAAGGCTTGTAGTTTTTTCTCTGAATCTTCTAACCTTGCTCGCGCCTCCCGCTCCTGTGTGATGTTGCGAAAAAAAATCGTAAGCCCTTCCTCCGAAGGATAAGCGGCGGCACTATACCACTGCTGTATGTCGGGGCGAAAATCCTCAAAATAAACGGCTTTGTTTTCATTCATCGCCTCCCTAAATTTTTGAGGGTAGCGATACGCCTCAGTATCAGGGTAGAAGTCCCAAAAAGATTTGCCGATGATGGCACTTTTATCTGTGCATAAGACCTCAGCAGCGATTTGGTTAATCTTAATAAATTTCCAATTTCTATCAATTACAAAAAAACCATCTGTAATTCTTTCTATAATTGTTTCAACTCTTTGTGCAAATTCTTGTGCCAAACGGCTGGCTCGCTCTGTTTCCGTCAGGTCATAACCGATACACATCACCCCCAAAGGCTGCCGATTTTCATCTTTTAAGACACTAAATTCCCATTCTGTCCAATAAAAATCGTCGGGCGTTGTGTCGGGTTTGCGCAAACGCACGCGAATAGTTTTGTCGGGATTTTGAAAACATAGTGCCACCGTTTCCCTACAACGCAAATGGTCTTCCTCATAAATTGCTGTTAGAGAAGATTCGCCAATAAAAGAAGATTGTAGAAAAGAAAATCGTTTTTTAAAAAAATTATTAACAAAAACGTAATTTCCATCTAAATCTGTAACTACTACCGAATAGAGGTTCGAATCTTTGAGGTAATCAGGAACGAAAGCTGCAAAATCCATACAAATACGATTTGGGTACGTTAAGATATTGCAAAGTTAGAAAATATTGAAGATTATAGGGTTTTGAAAGCGTGAAAAATAAAAAAAAGTTAAACAAAAACGAAAAAAATCTTATTTTTTCAAGTATTAAGCCATTTTTGTAACAAGCGCGTGAGCAAGGGTAAAAGTAGATAAACAACAAGCGGGACTAAAATAAGCGTCAATAAAAGTGTGCGTAAATAAATAGGCAATAAAACTAAAATATCTTCTAATAACCAAGAAAGAACTGTAATGCTGGGATAGACGGCTATCCAAATCAGGAGTGCTGTCTTATGTTTGGGGTTAGATTTCATGGTATAAATAGTCAAAACTTTGATAATTATCTTATCAAAGTTTTGACTAAGCTTTTGACTAAATATTTGGGTAAAAAGAGAATAATTTTGAGATTATGCCAAAGCCGCCGTATTCAAGACCTCTGAAACAGGCGTGTAGGGTAGGTCGAATGCCTCTGCGACTCCCTGATAAACGACTTTGCCCTTGACCACATTTAAGCCTAAGAGCAATTCTTTATTTTCGGCGCAAGCGCGTTCCCAACCCTTATTAGCTAATTGAAGCATATACGGAAGTGTTGCATTGGTAAGTGCCACAGTGGAAGTGTAGGGTACTGCACCGGGCATATTCGCCACGCAATAATGCACCACGTCGTCGATGATATAAGTTGGGTTGCTGTGCGTCGTAGGCTTGCAGGTTTCGATACAACCGCCTTGGTCTACTGCCACATCGACGACAACCGTACCGGGGCGCATCGTTTTGAGCATGTCGCGCGTGATAAGATGAGGAGCTTTTGCACCCGGAATCAAAACTGCGCCGATAATCAAATCAGACTGCGTAACAGCTTGCGCAATGTTGTAACGATTTGACATTAAGGTTGTTACGTTAGCTGCCATGATGTCGTCTAAGTAGCGCAAGCGAGGCAAACTTACGTCCATGATGGTTACATTCGCGCCTAAGCCTGCTGCCATTTTCGCTGCCTGCGTACCAACGATACCGCCTCCCAAGATAAGGACGTTGGCAGGCTTGACACCCGGCACTCCGCCCAAAAGGATACCGCGCCCTTTGATGGGTTTCTCCAAATATTTTGCGCCTTGCTGCACCGACATGCGCCCTGCTACCTCCGACATAGGCACTAAAAGTGGTAGGGAACGGTCGGCTTTTTCCACTGTTTCATACGCAAGACAAACTGCCTTAGAGTCTATCATTGCCTCTGTAAGGGGCTGATAAGAGGCAAAGTGGAAGTAGGTAAAGACCAGTTGGTTTTCACGAATGAGCTTATATTCAGGCTCTATCGGCTCTTTTACTTTGACAATCATCTCGGCGATGTCATAAATTTCTTTCGCCGTATTGAGGATTTTAGCTCCTGTGCGCACGTATTCCTCGTCGGGAAAACCGCTGCCAAAACCTGCCTCCTTTTCTACATAAACGGTATGCCCATGGGCTACTAATTCGGCTGCTCCCGCAGGAGTAAGAGCCACGCGATTCTCATCGGTCTTGATTTCTTTTGGAACGCCAATAATCATATCTTGGGTGGGATAAAACGTTGTGTTTGAATGAATGGGAAACCAGAAAAGGAACTTTGCGCTGTCCTTGTCTTCTTTTTGCCAAAAATCCTATTTTTTTTTCATTTCGCCAAATGCCTATCCTAACTAACGCCAAATATTATAGAAGCGCAAAGGCTTTTTTTTGCAAAAAACGCAGAAAAAAGCCTAAAAGCGAAATTTTTTTTCTTTTTTTTCTCTTAAAGTGCCTTAAAATATGTTTTTATTGTAGCCGAATAAAATTTGGAGACAAGAAAAGGGAGTAATCTTAATTTCTATGAAAATCCTTGTATGGTCAAAGTATTGTCAGATTTTGCACAAAATAAAATTGGGTGTAAAGCCTATTTTGAGAACCCACCACTTTATTTCAATCCAACTTCGGACAAGGCATGCCTTGTCCCTACATTGACAAATAGTTTAATGTTAATCATTTACAAAACCAATTCAGTAGCCTTAGCAAACCTAACACCCATTTTTTTGGCGCGTTCATAGATAGGTTTTCCCAAGTGTCCTAAGCCTGCAACGTCAGACATGCAGTCTTCTAAGACTACCAATCGCTCTGCCAAGTGAGGGGCAAAATCCAAGATTTGCTTCAAACTTGTAGCCACACAATGCGATTTGGCTTGTCCTGCTATCCATATCGTTTGGTATTGTGCCAAAGTTTGTAGGAGGGCAAAATTGGTCTGTGTATAGGGTACTTCGGGGTCGGGTATTTGCGCCTGAAATACGCCAAAGTGTTCGCTAAAAGGATATAGTCCTTTTTCTACGGTCTGAAAATTTTTCCGCTGCTCTTTTGCCCATTTTTGTAGGGCGGTTGCAAAAGTATCTTCTAAGGCTGCGCCCTTTGTACCAACTATGCAATGCCGCGTCCAGATAAAATGCGGAAATTCGCCCTGTGCTTCCAAATCTTGCAGGTAGCGCAAGGTTTTTTCGGGTTCGAAGCGCGGCTTCCATTTCCCTGCTTCTACCTCTGCCGCCGAAATAGGCGTAAAGGGAGCGGGGGGATTGCCTTGCGCATCTTCCCAAAAATCGGGGTGTGCGATGTCGTGTATATGGTGCGTATCGAGGGTTGCGATAATATGGTCGAGGTGCGAACCGTTTTTTTCTATAAAAATTGCCAAACGCTCCATATCCGCCTGCGCTCCCTGCACATACAAAGCACCCTTTTGATGACAAAAATCGTATTGCGCATCTATGACAAAAAGCAAATGGTTAAAAGTATCATTCATCTGGAAGCAATAATTTGGGGTTGAACTTATCAGACTTTTTACAAAAATACAAATTTCCACTCAAAATCCTACCTAAACCGCAATATCTGCCTTAATAGCAGGGTGCGCTTGGTAGTTTTTTAGGGTGAAATGCTCATATTTGAAAGCATCAATATCCGTTATGCTGGGGTCTAATTCAATCGTAGGCAGGGGAAATTCGGTGCGTGTAAGCAATAATTTAGCCTGCTCAATATGATTTTGGTACAAATGGGCATCTCCAATATTGATTATTAACTCTCCAACTTGCAAGCCACAAACATGCGCCAACATGTGCGTAAGAAGCGCGTAGCTTGCAATATTAAAAGGCAATCCTAAGAATACGTCGCAACTTCTTTGGTACATAGAAAGCGAAAGTTTGCCGTTGGCTACATAGCACTGAAAAAGAATGTGGCAGGGGGGCAAAGCCATTTCGTTTATCTCTGAAACATTCCACGCCGAAACAATGTGCCTACGGCTATCAGGGTTGTTTTTTAGACCCTTTACTAAGTCTTTAATTTGGTCAATTTTTAAGCCCCATTCGCGCCACTGCACGCCATAAATCCTACCTAATTCGCCTTTTTCGTCTGCCCATTCGTCCCAAATAGTTACGCCGTTTTCTTTGAGAAATTTGATGTTACTTTCGCCCCGAAGAAACCAAAGTAGCTCGATGGCAATGCTTTTGAAGTGCGTTTTTTTGGTTGTAAGCAGGGGAAAGCCTTTGCTCAAATCGTATCGCAAATGATAGCCAAAAATTGACTTTGTGCCAACGCCTGTGCGGTCGGCTTTGTCCGTTCCACTTTCTAAAATGGTCTGGATTAGAGTGTGATAGTTTTGCATATAAAAAAATAGGTATATTAAATAAGCGAAGGGTTTGCAAACCCCTCGCTACGGAAATCATATTTGTACTAAGATTGTACTAAAATTGAATAGATGCGAATTTAGTAGGCGCGTTCTTTTTTACCCTCCATAAAGTTCATAAAGGCGCGATTGGCAACGCGATGCCCCCCTGCTGTGGGGTAGTCGCCTGTAAAGTACCAGTCGCCTGTATGATTGGGGCAGGCTTTGTGCAGATTTTCTACCGTTTGGTAAAT
Proteins encoded in this region:
- a CDS encoding thymidylate synthase, which encodes MQNYHTLIQTILESGTDKADRTGVGTKSIFGYHLRYDLSKGFPLLTTKKTHFKSIAIELLWFLRGESNIKFLKENGVTIWDEWADEKGELGRIYGVQWREWGLKIDQIKDLVKGLKNNPDSRRHIVSAWNVSEINEMALPPCHILFQCYVANGKLSLSMYQRSCDVFLGLPFNIASYALLTHMLAHVCGLQVGELIINIGDAHLYQNHIEQAKLLLTRTEFPLPTIELDPSITDIDAFKYEHFTLKNYQAHPAIKADIAV
- a CDS encoding nicotinamidase, whose translation is MNDTFNHLLFVIDAQYDFCHQKGALYVQGAQADMERLAIFIEKNGSHLDHIIATLDTHHIHDIAHPDFWEDAQGNPPAPFTPISAAEVEAGKWKPRFEPEKTLRYLQDLEAQGEFPHFIWTRHCIVGTKGAALEDTFATALQKWAKEQRKNFQTVEKGLYPFSEHFGVFQAQIPDPEVPYTQTNFALLQTLAQYQTIWIAGQAKSHCVATSLKQILDFAPHLAERLVVLEDCMSDVAGLGHLGKPIYERAKKMGVRFAKATELVL